Proteins encoded in a region of the Photobacterium profundum SS9 genome:
- the mioC gene encoding FMN-binding protein MioC, which translates to MSNITLITGSTLGGAEYVADHLSELLEQDGHSTEVINHANLSELNIDSIWLFVCSTHGAGDFPDNIQPFISQLTAQKPDLSALKYGVIGLGDSSYDTFCAAGINIDNLLNSLHAMKLGERLDIDISQHSVPEDAAESWFVEWKKHLCSKN; encoded by the coding sequence ATGAGCAATATAACCTTAATCACAGGCAGCACCTTAGGTGGCGCTGAGTACGTCGCTGACCATTTATCAGAGCTATTAGAGCAAGATGGCCATAGTACTGAAGTCATCAATCACGCTAATTTGAGTGAACTCAATATCGATTCAATCTGGTTATTCGTCTGTTCAACACATGGCGCGGGTGATTTCCCAGACAATATTCAGCCCTTTATTAGTCAGCTCACAGCGCAAAAACCAGACTTATCAGCCCTGAAATATGGCGTAATAGGCTTGGGTGATAGTAGCTACGATACGTTCTGTGCAGCGGGAATTAACATCGATAATTTACTTAATTCTCTCCATGCAATGAAGCTTGGTGAGCGATTAGACATCGATATCTCACAACACTCTGTACCTGAAGATGCAGCTGAAAGTTGGTTCGTTGAGTGGAAAAAACACCTTTGTAGTAAAAATTAG